In the genome of Neofelis nebulosa isolate mNeoNeb1 chromosome 6, mNeoNeb1.pri, whole genome shotgun sequence, one region contains:
- the TFEB gene encoding transcription factor EB codes for MASRIGLRMQLMREQVQQEEQRERMQQQAVMHYMQQQQQQQQQLGGPPTPAINTPVHFQSPPPVPGEVLKVQSYLENPTSYHLQQSRDQKVREYLSETYGNKFAAHISPAQGSPKPLPAASPGVRAGHVMSSSAGNSAPNSPMAMLHIGSNPEREFDVIDNIMCLDDVLGFINPETQMPNTLPLSSSHLNVYSGDPQVTASLVGVTSSSCPADLTQKRELTDAESRALAKERQKKDNHNLIERRRRFNINDRIKELGMLIPKANDLDVRWNKGTILKASVDYIRRMQKDLQKSRELETHSRRLEMTNKQLLLRIQELEMQARVHGLPTTSPSGVNMAELAQQVVKQELPSDEGPGEALLLEAEVPDPEPLPALPPQAPLPLPAQPPQPPSPFHHLDFSHGLSFGGGGDKGPPGYPEPLGPEHSSPFPNLSKKDLDLMLLDDSLLPLASDPLFSTMSPEASKASSRRSSFSMEEGDVL; via the exons ATGGCGTCGCGCATCGGGCTGCGGATGCAGCTCATGCGGGAGCAGGTACAGCAGGAGGAACAGCGGGAGCGCATGCAGCAGCAGGCCGTCATGCATTAcatgcagcagcagcagcagcagcagcagcagctgggtgGGCCGCCCACCCCGGCCATCAACACCCCCGTCCACTTCCAGTCTCCGCCACCTGTGCCTGGGGAGGTCCTGAAG gTGCAGTCCTACCTGGAGAACCCTACCTCCTACCACCTGCAGCAGTCCCGGGACCAGAAGGTGCGGGAGTACCTGTCCGAGACCTATGGGAACAAGTTCGCCGCCCACATCAGCCCCGCCCAGGGCTCCCCGAAGCCCCTGCCGGCTGCCTCCCCGGGGGTGCGGGCCGGACACGTGATGTCCTCCTCAGCTGGCAACAGTGCTCCCAACAGCCCCATGGCCATGTTGCACATTGGCTCCAACCCCGAGAGGGAG tttgaTGTCATCGACAACATTATGTGTCTGGATGACGTCCTGGGCTTCATCAATCCTGAAACTCAGATGCCCAACACG TTGCCCCTGTCTAGCAGCCACCTGAACGTGTACAGTGGTGACCCCCAGGTCACAGCCTCCCTGGTGGGCGTCACCAGCAGCTCCTGCCCCGCTGACCTGACCCAGAAGCGAGAGCTTACAG ATGCTGAGAGCCGGGCCCTGGCCAAGGAGCGGCAGAAGAAAGACAATCACAACTTAA TTGAAAGGAGGCGGAGGTTCAACATCAATGACCGCATCAAGGAGCTGGGAATGCTGATCCCCAAGGCCAACGACCT GGACGTGCGCTGGAACAAGGGCACCATCCTCAAGGCCTCGGTCGATTACATCCGGAGGATGCAGAAGGACCTACAGAAGTCCCGGGAGCTGGAGACCCACTCTCGGCGCCTGGAAATGACCAACAAGCAGCTCTTGCTCCGCATCCAG GAGCTCGAGATGCAGGCTCGGGTGCACggcctccccaccacctccccatcGGGCGTGAATATGGCCGAGCTGGCCCAGCAGGTGGTGAAGCAGGAGCTGCCCAGTGATGAGGGCCCGGGGGAGGCCCTGCTGTTGGAGGCCGAGGTCCCGGATCCTGAGCCACTGCCGGCTCTGCCCCCCCAGGCCCCGCTGCCCCTGCCGGCCCAGCCACCTCAGCCACCCTCCCCATTCCACCACCTGGACTTCAGCCACGGCCTGAGCTTTGGGGGCGGGGGCGACAAAGGGCCCCCAGGCTACCCCGAACCTTTGGGGCCAGAGCACAGCTCCCCGTTCCCCAACCTGTCCAAGAAGGATCTGGACCTCATGCTCCTGGACGACTCACTGCTACCGCTGGCCTCCGACCCTCTCTTCTCCACCATGTCCCCCGAGGCCTCCAAGGCCAGTAGCCGCCGGAGCAGCTTCAGCATGGAGGAGGGCGACGTGCTGTGA